The following proteins are encoded in a genomic region of Nonomuraea muscovyensis:
- a CDS encoding sensor histidine kinase has translation MRRRLLVIVIGLVAGLVAALGLPLAVAGADQASQELFISRADDTARFADVAEAALSTGRTRRLTADLLRYDALYDTPVMVVNSDGQVVASSREGMSPEQDEVRLPLLRGLAGRPPQRPHVLWPWDDRPYVVVEPVVRDGRVLGAAVTISPTDRARDEVAGRLAYLALGGVVALLVVALAVAVPVVRWVLRPVHELDEAAHAVGSGRHTAHVSDRTGPPELRRLAASFNVMADGVAAAVLKQQAFVAQASHQLRNPLTALRLRVENAESTISDPHGREELRLALEEADRLGESVDALLQLARAESTHEEPGPLDVSAAVHRRAVAWRAAYDSSATPLAVDVPEGLTVTGVPDLLDHALDALLDNALKFGQGSPVEVTARLRGEAVEIRVRDGGPGLPAGELARAGDRFWRSPRHQNVPGTGLGLAITRTLAERSGGSMTLATARPHGLEVLLTLPVSGAPSGTSAPRPGAAPAGTS, from the coding sequence GTGCGCAGACGTCTGCTCGTGATCGTGATCGGCCTGGTCGCCGGGCTGGTGGCGGCGCTCGGGCTGCCACTGGCCGTGGCGGGCGCCGACCAGGCGTCGCAGGAGCTGTTCATCAGCCGGGCCGACGACACGGCGCGGTTCGCGGACGTGGCCGAGGCGGCGCTGTCCACCGGCCGGACCCGGCGCCTGACGGCCGACCTGCTGCGCTACGACGCGCTGTACGACACCCCGGTGATGGTGGTGAACTCCGACGGTCAGGTGGTGGCCTCCTCCCGCGAGGGGATGTCCCCGGAGCAGGACGAGGTGCGCCTCCCGCTGCTGCGGGGGCTCGCCGGGCGGCCGCCGCAGCGGCCGCACGTGCTGTGGCCGTGGGACGACCGGCCGTATGTGGTGGTCGAGCCGGTGGTGCGCGACGGCCGGGTGCTCGGCGCGGCCGTGACGATCTCGCCGACGGACCGGGCGCGCGACGAGGTCGCCGGGAGGCTCGCCTACCTCGCCCTCGGCGGTGTGGTGGCGCTGCTCGTGGTGGCGCTGGCGGTGGCGGTTCCGGTGGTGCGGTGGGTGCTGCGCCCGGTGCACGAGCTGGACGAGGCCGCGCACGCCGTGGGGTCCGGCCGGCACACCGCCCACGTGTCCGACCGGACCGGGCCGCCCGAGCTGCGGCGGCTGGCCGCGAGCTTCAACGTGATGGCCGACGGCGTCGCCGCCGCCGTGCTCAAGCAGCAGGCGTTCGTCGCCCAGGCCTCGCACCAGCTCCGCAACCCGCTCACGGCGCTGCGGCTGCGCGTGGAGAACGCCGAGTCCACCATCTCCGACCCGCACGGGCGGGAGGAGCTGCGGCTCGCCCTGGAGGAGGCCGACCGGCTCGGCGAGAGCGTGGACGCGTTGCTGCAGCTCGCCCGGGCCGAGTCCACGCACGAGGAGCCCGGCCCGCTCGACGTGTCGGCCGCCGTGCACCGGCGCGCGGTGGCGTGGCGGGCCGCCTACGACAGCTCGGCGACGCCGCTGGCGGTGGACGTGCCGGAGGGGCTGACCGTCACCGGTGTGCCCGACCTGCTCGACCACGCCCTGGACGCGCTGCTCGACAACGCGCTGAAGTTCGGGCAGGGCAGCCCGGTGGAGGTGACGGCCCGCCTTCGGGGCGAGGCGGTGGAGATCCGGGTCCGGGACGGCGGGCCGGGGCTGCCCGCCGGCGAGCTGGCCCGCGCGGGCGACAGGTTCTGGCGCAGCCCGCGGCATCAGAACGTGCCCGGCACGGGCCTCGGCCTGGCGATCACCCGGACCCTGGCCGAGCGGAGCGGCGGGTCGATGACGCTGGCGACGGCCCGGCCCCACGGGCTGGAGGTGCTCCTCACGCTGCCCGTCAGCGGTGCGCCGAGCGGTACCAGCGCGCCGCGCCCTGGTGCAGCTCCAGCGGGAACGTCATGA
- a CDS encoding TAXI family TRAP transporter solute-binding subunit codes for MTRLRPLRLLLMAVLVTVLPASGCAAADVPAVPEGPVRIATGAEGGVYEVYGSAYARVLGERFPADAEVLPSGGSVDNIERVVSGRAETGFTLADVAADALAGREEFGTPRPVVALARLYDNYVQLVVRDDGPIRKVKDLRGRRVSVGGEGSGTAVAGERILRVAGLTDDVELRRLDVVASARALAAREIDAFFWSGGLPSAAITDLRRGTDMRLIDLGSTIEPLVREYGDLYTRTTVPASVYGLSNAVTTVSVPTYLVARRDLPPATAYWLTRLLFEGQPRLAEVHPEARRLDPGSAIMTFPLELHQGAARWYRSAHR; via the coding sequence ATGACGCGACTGCGGCCGCTCCGGCTCCTCCTCATGGCCGTGCTCGTGACCGTGCTGCCGGCGAGCGGGTGCGCCGCCGCCGACGTGCCGGCCGTCCCGGAGGGCCCCGTCAGGATCGCCACGGGCGCCGAGGGCGGCGTCTACGAGGTGTACGGCTCGGCGTACGCCCGGGTGCTCGGCGAGCGGTTCCCCGCTGACGCCGAGGTCCTGCCCTCGGGCGGCAGCGTGGACAACATCGAGAGGGTCGTGTCCGGCCGCGCGGAGACGGGGTTCACGCTCGCCGACGTGGCGGCCGACGCCCTCGCCGGCCGGGAGGAGTTCGGCACGCCGCGCCCCGTCGTCGCCCTGGCCCGGCTGTACGACAACTACGTCCAGCTCGTCGTGCGCGACGACGGGCCCATCCGCAAGGTCAAGGACCTCAGGGGGCGGCGCGTCTCGGTCGGCGGCGAAGGGTCGGGCACGGCGGTCGCCGGCGAGCGCATCCTGCGCGTCGCCGGGCTCACCGACGACGTCGAGCTGCGCCGTCTCGACGTCGTCGCCTCGGCCCGGGCGCTCGCGGCCCGGGAGATCGACGCGTTCTTCTGGAGCGGGGGGCTGCCCAGCGCCGCCATCACCGACCTGCGCCGCGGAACGGACATGCGGCTGATCGACCTCGGCTCCACGATCGAGCCGCTGGTCCGCGAGTACGGCGACCTCTACACCAGGACCACCGTGCCCGCCTCCGTCTACGGGCTGTCCAACGCGGTGACGACCGTGAGCGTGCCCACCTACCTCGTCGCCCGGCGCGACCTGCCGCCGGCCACGGCCTACTGGCTCACCCGGCTGCTCTTCGAGGGCCAGCCCCGGCTCGCCGAGGTCCATCCCGAGGCCCGCCGCCTCGACCCCGGCTCGGCGATCATGACGTTCCCGCTGGAGCTGCACCAGGGCGCGGCGCGCTGGTACCGCTCGGCGCACCGCTGA
- a CDS encoding response regulator transcription factor, with amino-acid sequence MMRVLVVEDDSRVAAALDAALCRHGFEVHRAAGAAEALAAPPVDMILLDLNLPDGDGLDLCRRLRRDGAEVAIIAVTARGEERDRVAGLRSGADDYLVKPFSMAELVARMEAVMRRVRPAPRPAAQIGDLRVDLAAHTVSRKEEAVVLTRKEFDLLACLARDPGVVVPRERLLIEVWGTAWPGAGRTLDVHMATLRAKLGEPVVIETVRGVGYRLATAA; translated from the coding sequence ATCATGCGCGTGCTTGTCGTGGAAGACGACTCCCGAGTCGCCGCCGCCCTTGACGCGGCGCTGTGCCGCCACGGGTTCGAGGTGCACCGCGCCGCAGGCGCGGCCGAGGCGCTGGCCGCGCCCCCCGTCGACATGATCCTGCTCGACCTCAACCTGCCCGACGGCGACGGGCTCGACCTGTGCAGGAGGCTGCGCCGCGACGGCGCCGAGGTCGCCATCATCGCCGTCACCGCCCGGGGCGAGGAACGCGACCGCGTCGCCGGGCTGCGCTCCGGAGCCGACGACTACCTGGTCAAGCCGTTCTCGATGGCCGAGCTGGTGGCCCGCATGGAGGCCGTGATGCGCCGGGTGCGGCCCGCCCCGCGCCCCGCCGCGCAGATCGGCGACCTGCGCGTCGACCTGGCCGCCCACACCGTCAGCCGCAAGGAGGAGGCGGTGGTGCTGACCCGCAAGGAGTTCGACCTGCTCGCCTGCCTGGCCCGCGACCCGGGCGTCGTCGTGCCACGCGAACGCCTGCTCATCGAGGTCTGGGGCACGGCCTGGCCGGGCGCGGGCCGCACCCTCGACGTGCACATGGCGACCCTGCGCGCCAAGCTCGGCGAGCCCGTCGTGATCGAGACCGTCCGCGGCGTCGGCTACCGGCTGGCCACGGCCGCCTGA